A section of the Cyanobacterium stanieri LEGE 03274 genome encodes:
- a CDS encoding phosphate ABC transporter ATP-binding protein encodes MSNSSKQNIVLPSLNIDNLSLFYHKKPAFKGINIPIHGGKITALIGPSGCGKSSFLSCINRLVDMIPNTHIEGNIRLDGLPILGKKIDTLNLRRHIGTIFQKPNPFPFSIYKNLAFPLKEHGIKDKNKIEYLIEKSLKNVGLWQEIKDRLHQNALSLSGGQKQRLCIARALILEPEVLLFDEPCSALDPISSGVVEDLIASLRDKYTVVIVTHNLAQAKRIGDYGALFWTENNIGTLAEFGTIEQIFNHPQSEITRAYIQGIRG; translated from the coding sequence ATGTCTAATTCATCAAAACAAAATATTGTTTTACCATCTTTAAATATAGATAATTTGTCACTTTTTTATCATAAAAAACCTGCTTTTAAAGGAATTAATATACCCATCCATGGAGGAAAAATAACTGCTCTTATAGGGCCTTCTGGTTGTGGCAAAAGTAGCTTTTTGAGTTGTATTAATCGTTTGGTGGATATGATTCCTAATACTCACATTGAAGGTAATATTCGTTTGGATGGTTTACCCATTTTAGGTAAAAAAATAGATACCCTTAACCTTCGTCGTCATATAGGTACAATATTCCAAAAACCTAATCCTTTTCCTTTTTCTATATATAAAAACCTTGCCTTTCCCCTCAAAGAACATGGTATAAAAGATAAAAATAAAATTGAATATTTAATCGAAAAAAGCCTAAAAAATGTTGGTTTATGGCAAGAAATAAAAGATCGACTGCATCAAAATGCCCTATCCTTATCAGGAGGACAAAAACAAAGATTATGTATTGCCAGAGCCTTGATATTAGAGCCAGAAGTGTTACTATTTGATGAACCCTGTAGCGCCCTTGATCCCATTTCCAGCGGTGTTGTAGAAGATTTAATCGCCAGTTTGAGAGATAAATATACCGTGGTAATTGTCACCCATAACCTCGCCCAAGCCAAGAGAATCGGTGATTATGGGGCTTTATTTTGGACTGAAAATAATATCGGCACTTTGGCAGAATTTGGCACTATCGAACAAATTTTTAACCATCCCCAATCAGAAATTACCAGAGCTTATATTCAAGGAATTAGAGGTTAA
- a CDS encoding class I SAM-dependent methyltransferase, producing the protein MMENLFIFLTVISPKIKRRLWRSWYDFLAKSYQKEDWEFMNYGFADIDHQLKPINLSLEEAQNKYFIQLYQKVASITNLQHKKVLEIGSGRGGGSFFIAKYLSPMQIIGIDIAQENIALSKQLYKLPNLSYQEGDSENLPFLDNSFDVILNVESSHCYGSMDKFLAEVHRVLKPDGLFSWADLRPVNDLEKLENSLNKSGLVLVEKQDITTNVIKALELIDQLKKEKINNNVPKILRHTFSEFAGVKNSKIYNGFVNGSLVYLTAFLQKKDS; encoded by the coding sequence ATGATGGAAAACTTATTTATATTTTTAACGGTAATTTCTCCTAAAATAAAAAGAAGATTATGGCGTTCATGGTATGATTTTTTAGCTAAATCATATCAAAAAGAAGATTGGGAATTTATGAATTATGGTTTTGCTGATATTGATCATCAATTAAAACCAATCAATTTATCTTTAGAAGAAGCACAAAATAAATATTTTATTCAACTTTATCAAAAAGTTGCTAGTATTACGAATCTACAACATAAAAAAGTATTGGAGATTGGTTCGGGTAGGGGTGGAGGTAGTTTTTTTATTGCCAAATATTTATCCCCAATGCAGATTATTGGGATTGATATTGCTCAAGAAAATATTGCTTTATCAAAACAACTATATAAATTACCAAATTTATCTTATCAAGAGGGTGACAGTGAGAATTTGCCTTTTTTAGATAATTCTTTTGATGTAATTTTAAATGTGGAATCTTCCCATTGTTATGGTTCTATGGATAAATTTTTAGCAGAAGTTCACAGAGTTTTAAAGCCTGATGGTTTATTCTCATGGGCTGATTTGCGTCCTGTAAATGATCTGGAAAAATTAGAAAATAGTTTGAATAAGTCTGGTTTAGTTTTAGTAGAAAAACAGGATATTACAACTAATGTAATTAAGGCTTTAGAATTAATTGATCAACTAAAAAAAGAAAAAATAAATAATAATGTACCTAAAATTTTGCGTCACACTTTTTCTGAATTTGCGGGGGTAAAAAATAGTAAAATTTATAATGGTTTTGTTAATGGAAGTCTAGTTTATCTCACTGCATTTTTACAAAAAAAAGATAGTTGA
- a CDS encoding DUF4253 domain-containing protein gives MVNLENIKIYQTNGINYDVTTEDIIVKLLDWDQKFGITISNVSYDTLTVYFHNLPNNVRIMAEEIYEFCPDIIDQGYGCMDEILTMGQKIDERLKPLLQGVEMNSPDFGLQILENVLKVKKKVCLWWD, from the coding sequence ATGGTTAATTTAGAAAACATAAAAATATATCAAACTAATGGTATAAATTATGATGTTACCACCGAAGATATTATAGTTAAACTTCTGGATTGGGATCAGAAATTCGGAATAACCATTAGTAATGTTAGTTATGATACATTAACAGTATATTTTCACAATTTACCAAATAATGTAAGAATTATGGCTGAGGAAATTTATGAATTTTGCCCCGATATAATTGATCAAGGATACGGTTGTATGGATGAAATATTAACAATGGGGCAGAAAATAGATGAACGACTCAAGCCTTTATTACAAGGGGTTGAGATGAATAGTCCAGATTTTGGTTTGCAAATTTTAGAGAATGTTTTAAAAGTAAAGAAAAAAGTTTGTTTATGGTGGGATTAA
- the pstA gene encoding phosphate ABC transporter permease PstA, with translation MLSYKKREGLLISISLWLMALIIVVFFSWFLGDIIINSRGKISWQFLFSQPLNAGREGGIAPILVSTFLILFVTMVTALPLGVGTAIFLTEFTEQNNFLGVLIRRSLDILAGVPSIVFGLFGNAFFTIKLGLGFSILSGGLTLACMVLPILIRTTEEGLRNVPLDYRLGAAALGISQRATLWRIVLPSAVGSVIVGFVLGVGRAIAETAALIFTSGYVDRMPESLMDSGRSLSIHIFDLSMNVSGGDDNAYGSALVLLMLFFLINFIAKIILNVTSIAHNKNV, from the coding sequence ATGTTAAGTTATAAGAAAAGGGAGGGGTTATTAATTAGCATTTCATTATGGTTAATGGCTCTGATTATTGTGGTATTTTTTAGTTGGTTTTTAGGAGATATTATTATCAATAGTCGGGGTAAAATATCTTGGCAATTTTTATTTTCTCAGCCATTAAATGCTGGTAGGGAGGGCGGTATTGCCCCTATTTTGGTGTCAACTTTTTTGATTTTATTCGTAACCATGGTAACGGCTTTACCTTTGGGAGTTGGCACGGCTATTTTTTTGACAGAATTTACAGAACAAAATAATTTTTTAGGAGTTTTAATTAGGCGTAGCTTAGATATTTTGGCTGGTGTTCCTTCCATTGTTTTTGGTTTGTTTGGCAATGCTTTTTTTACTATTAAATTAGGTTTAGGTTTTTCCATTTTATCGGGAGGTTTAACCCTTGCTTGTATGGTATTACCCATCCTCATTCGCACCACCGAGGAAGGACTGAGAAACGTTCCCCTCGATTATCGTTTGGGGGCGGCGGCGTTGGGCATATCTCAACGGGCAACTTTATGGCGGATTGTCTTACCCTCTGCGGTGGGGAGTGTCATCGTCGGGTTTGTGTTGGGGGTTGGCAGGGCGATCGCCGAAACCGCTGCCTTAATTTTTACCAGCGGTTATGTGGACAGAATGCCTGAATCTTTGATGGATTCGGGGCGCAGTTTATCGATTCATATTTTTGATTTGAGTATGAATGTTAGTGGTGGTGATGATAATGCTTATGGTTCAGCTTTGGTGTTATTGATGCTTTTTTTCCTGATTAATTTTATTGCCAAAATAATTTTAAATGTAACTTCTATTGCTCATAATAAAAATGTCTAA
- the arsS gene encoding arsenosugar biosynthesis radical SAM (seleno)protein ArsS (Some members of this family are selenoproteins.), with protein MTVNTITTITPFNQKIKTPLLKDKITVLQINLGKKCNLACRHCHVEASPKRTEELTPKICEQLQQLIAKFPQIQTVDLTGGAPELNYGFKPLVDTARQYNKEIIVRSNLTIYFEEGFEDIPVYCGENKVRIVASLPCYLEDNVDKVRGKGVYDQSIKAIQWLNDLGYGTDPDLILDLVYNPPLPTTTKFSLTADQYKLETAYKMFLQEHFEINFNNLLTITNLPIGRTKVFLEKQGFIDDYLSFLESNFNPTTINNLMCRNQLSIDYLGNVYDCDFNQMENLPAKTDDGEDLTVAKLLAMDSLDVIEKVQTAPYCYGCTAGSGSSCGGALS; from the coding sequence ATGACTGTAAATACAATCACTACAATAACTCCTTTTAATCAGAAAATAAAAACGCCTTTACTTAAAGATAAAATAACCGTTTTACAAATTAATTTAGGGAAAAAATGTAACCTTGCTTGTCGTCATTGTCATGTGGAAGCAAGTCCAAAACGTACAGAGGAATTAACCCCCAAAATTTGTGAACAACTACAACAATTAATTGCTAAATTTCCTCAGATACAAACAGTAGATTTGACTGGAGGAGCACCCGAATTAAATTACGGTTTTAAGCCCTTGGTGGACACTGCAAGGCAATATAACAAAGAGATTATTGTGCGCTCAAATTTGACTATCTATTTTGAGGAAGGTTTTGAGGATATTCCTGTCTATTGTGGAGAAAACAAGGTTAGGATTGTGGCTTCTTTACCCTGCTATTTAGAAGATAATGTAGATAAAGTGCGAGGTAAGGGAGTTTACGATCAATCTATTAAAGCTATTCAATGGCTCAATGATTTGGGTTATGGAACAGATCCAGATTTGATTTTAGATTTGGTTTATAATCCTCCTTTACCTACTACTACAAAGTTTTCTTTGACGGCGGATCAATATAAATTGGAAACAGCTTATAAAATGTTCTTACAAGAACATTTTGAGATTAATTTTAATAACCTTTTAACCATTACTAATTTGCCCATTGGCAGAACTAAAGTTTTCTTGGAAAAACAGGGCTTCATTGATGATTATTTATCTTTTTTAGAGTCTAATTTTAATCCCACTACGATTAATAATTTAATGTGTCGTAATCAATTATCTATTGACTACTTAGGTAATGTTTATGACTGTGATTTTAACCAGATGGAAAATTTACCTGCTAAAACCGATGATGGTGAAGATTTGACGGTTGCTAAGTTACTGGCAATGGATAGTTTGGATGTCATAGAAAAGGTACAAACTGCACCCTATTGTTATGGTTGCACGGCAGGGAGTGGTTCGAGTTGTGGTGGTGCTTTGAGTTAG
- the pstC gene encoding phosphate ABC transporter permease subunit PstC, translating to MSPSHGDLLWRWLLTIIAMITGIIVVVITVFLFSEASTVLQEVGWGAFFLDPSWHPQEQFFNLIPMLLGTLSVTVGAVFLAIPLGVASAIFTQYYAPRGVAYVYRQLIELLAGIPSVVYGFWGLVVLVPLINRFQAPGTSLLAGMVILTLMILPTVALTAEASFEEVPWEYRQGAIALGLSKWAMIWGVILPVAKSGVMTGFILATGRALGETMAVLMVCGNVVQVPDSFFAPVRTLTANIALEMAYATGNHRSALFVSGLWLMGAIALMVLIAEIMRDQNVKL from the coding sequence TTGTCACCCTCTCACGGTGATTTGCTATGGCGTTGGTTACTCACTATCATTGCGATGATTACGGGGATTATTGTGGTGGTAATCACGGTATTTTTGTTTTCTGAAGCCTCGACGGTTTTGCAGGAGGTGGGATGGGGAGCTTTTTTTCTAGATCCTTCTTGGCATCCCCAAGAGCAGTTTTTTAATTTGATACCGATGTTGTTGGGGACTTTGTCGGTGACGGTGGGGGCGGTTTTTTTGGCGATTCCTTTGGGGGTTGCTTCGGCTATTTTTACTCAATATTATGCGCCTCGTGGGGTGGCTTATGTTTATCGTCAGTTAATCGAGTTGTTGGCGGGTATTCCTTCGGTGGTATATGGTTTTTGGGGTTTGGTGGTATTAGTACCATTGATTAATCGGTTTCAGGCACCTGGTACGAGTTTATTGGCTGGTATGGTTATTCTTACTTTGATGATTTTGCCAACGGTTGCCCTGACGGCGGAGGCTAGTTTTGAGGAAGTACCTTGGGAGTATCGACAGGGTGCGATCGCACTGGGTTTGTCAAAATGGGCGATGATTTGGGGGGTAATATTACCTGTGGCAAAATCGGGGGTGATGACGGGGTTTATTTTGGCGACGGGAAGGGCATTGGGGGAGACGATGGCGGTGTTGATGGTATGTGGCAATGTGGTACAAGTGCCTGACAGTTTTTTTGCCCCTGTGCGTACTTTGACGGCAAATATCGCCCTCGAAATGGCGTATGCCACTGGGAATCATCGTTCGGCTTTGTTTGTCAGTGGTTTATGGTTGATGGGTGCGATCGCCCTTATGGTATTAATAGCAGAAATTATGAGGGATCAAAATGTTAAGTTATAA
- a CDS encoding TVP38/TMEM64 family protein, whose translation MEYHEDMDSKSSIKSNKFTKIKWLIIFGLSLLALITIHYLNPTPLWNQMLTGIKEMGFWGFILFIAIYNIATLLFIPGSLLTMKGGCLYGVIWGTIYVSIAAILGAIFAFLLGRYFCRNWVLRKLDQYPKIKAIKKAVTQEGWKIVLLMRLSPLFPFNLLNYLLGITDISFRDYFIGSLGIFPGVFAYVYLGSLAVDLSSVNQSYYSDNNDHHIMFLILRIIGLIATLLLTVYLNKLAKKALKHNLENGEKNHVTINKKC comes from the coding sequence ATGGAATATCACGAAGATATGGATTCTAAATCTTCTATTAAGAGCAACAAGTTTACTAAAATTAAGTGGCTGATAATTTTTGGATTAAGTTTACTTGCCTTGATAACAATTCACTACCTTAATCCTACCCCACTATGGAATCAAATGTTAACGGGGATTAAGGAAATGGGTTTTTGGGGTTTTATCCTCTTTATTGCCATCTATAATATAGCGACTCTTTTATTCATTCCAGGTTCATTATTAACCATGAAAGGAGGTTGTTTATACGGGGTAATTTGGGGAACAATTTATGTATCTATTGCCGCTATTTTAGGAGCTATTTTTGCTTTTTTATTAGGACGTTATTTTTGTCGTAATTGGGTACTAAGAAAGCTGGATCAATATCCAAAAATTAAGGCGATCAAGAAAGCAGTAACTCAAGAAGGTTGGAAAATCGTGCTTTTGATGCGTTTATCTCCCCTATTTCCCTTTAATTTACTTAACTACCTGTTAGGAATAACCGATATTTCATTCCGAGACTATTTCATCGGTTCTTTAGGAATATTTCCTGGAGTTTTTGCCTATGTTTATCTGGGTTCTTTAGCAGTTGATTTAAGCAGTGTTAATCAATCTTATTATTCAGATAACAATGATCATCATATAATGTTTTTAATTTTAAGAATAATCGGATTAATTGCTACCCTGTTACTCACTGTATATCTTAACAAATTAGCTAAAAAAGCCCTCAAACATAACCTTGAAAATGGAGAAAAAAATCATGTCACCATTAACAAAAAGTGTTAA
- a CDS encoding anti-sigma factor gives MKDFKEEEIKELLASYVLGDSTPEETSTVHQLLQSKPELQEEIESLQKTLALYPLALPEVELPKTLGDRILAQAKQENQIIPKTTTIVKHRPLPLIFSAISAMLIIVLGGYSYGLQRQVARMDKELQEYQSAIALLRQKNNNLVSLQGTESNPQSSGSLLVNTDADTIMVITQNLSPIAENKVYRLWGIVDGEKIYCGEFKPDSQGNSLIKFPLDPDMLNPSQIVITLENSKSDLSPQGQPVMVSNL, from the coding sequence ATGAAAGATTTTAAAGAAGAAGAAATCAAGGAACTTTTGGCCAGTTATGTGTTGGGTGATTCTACCCCCGAAGAAACATCCACGGTGCATCAGTTATTGCAATCTAAACCTGAGTTACAAGAGGAAATTGAAAGCCTACAAAAAACCCTTGCCCTTTATCCCCTTGCCTTACCTGAGGTGGAGTTACCCAAGACACTGGGCGATCGCATCTTAGCCCAAGCAAAACAAGAAAATCAAATAATTCCAAAAACTACAACCATAGTTAAACATCGCCCTTTACCTCTAATTTTTAGCGCCATTAGCGCCATGTTGATAATAGTTTTAGGGGGTTATAGTTATGGTTTACAAAGACAAGTTGCCAGGATGGATAAGGAATTACAAGAATATCAAAGTGCGATCGCCCTTCTACGTCAAAAAAATAATAACCTAGTTTCTCTCCAAGGTACAGAATCCAATCCTCAATCATCAGGTAGTTTATTAGTTAATACCGACGCAGATACCATCATGGTAATAACTCAAAATTTATCCCCCATCGCTGAAAACAAAGTATATCGTCTTTGGGGTATTGTGGACGGTGAAAAAATATACTGCGGAGAATTTAAACCCGATTCCCAAGGTAATAGTTTGATAAAATTTCCCTTAGATCCAGATATGCTCAATCCTTCCCAAATAGTAATTACCCTCGAAAACTCAAAAAGTGATTTATCTCCCCAAGGACAACCTGTTATGGTTAGTAATTTGTAA
- a CDS encoding phosphate ABC transporter substrate-binding protein produces the protein MISKKAIQIFSLGIIAPLTLQSCQQNTVTNSANTDILTGRLIITGSSTVAPLVSEIGKKFEGENPDVRIDVQTGGSSRGISDVRNGIADIGMVSRGITPEEDDLSFHSIAQDGVGIIIHQDNPIDSLSDEQVKQIFTGEISNWQEVGGKDAPITVVNKAEGRSTLELFLDYFVLTNSQIKPSVVIGDNQQGIKTVEGNSFAIGYVSIGTAEFSINNNVPIKLLPLDEIGATRDNVANGSFPLSRPLNLVTNGEEDFLTQTFINYSQSAEVHDLIKKQDFVTLSR, from the coding sequence ATGATTTCAAAAAAAGCTATTCAAATTTTTTCTCTGGGGATAATTGCACCTCTTACTTTGCAATCATGCCAACAAAATACGGTAACTAATTCGGCGAATACCGATATACTAACAGGGAGATTGATTATTACAGGTTCAAGCACTGTTGCTCCCTTGGTGTCGGAGATAGGGAAAAAGTTTGAAGGGGAAAATCCTGATGTGCGTATCGATGTACAAACGGGAGGCTCATCCCGTGGCATTAGTGATGTGCGCAATGGTATTGCAGATATTGGCATGGTTTCCCGTGGCATTACCCCAGAGGAAGATGATTTATCGTTTCATAGTATCGCTCAAGATGGGGTGGGTATTATCATTCATCAAGACAACCCTATTGATAGTTTATCCGATGAGCAAGTTAAGCAAATTTTCACGGGGGAAATTAGCAACTGGCAGGAGGTGGGAGGAAAGGATGCCCCCATTACGGTGGTAAATAAGGCGGAGGGGCGCTCTACTTTGGAGCTATTTTTAGATTATTTTGTCCTTACTAATAGTCAGATAAAGCCTTCTGTGGTGATTGGGGATAATCAACAGGGTATTAAAACCGTTGAGGGAAACTCTTTTGCTATTGGTTATGTATCTATCGGCACGGCGGAATTTAGTATTAATAATAATGTACCAATTAAATTGCTTCCTCTCGATGAAATTGGGGCAACTAGGGATAATGTTGCTAATGGTAGCTTTCCTTTATCTCGTCCTCTTAATTTGGTAACGAATGGTGAGGAGGATTTTTTAACTCAAACTTTTATTAATTATAGTCAATCGGCGGAAGTTCATGATCTCATTAAAAAACAGGATTTTGTCACCCTCTCACGGTGA
- a CDS encoding sigma-70 family RNA polymerase sigma factor: MLSNRTDAELFEQLRSGNISVLGIFYERYGEVVYRVALRMLGNTQEAEDLTQEIFLYFSKKGNYDESRGSMLVFLVTMTRSRAIDRHRQKSSYRQRILKWFNNSPSQEYSGLMDKVALKEVSHKVRKAIARLPMQHQQVLEMAYFDGLSQSEIAEKLNMPLGTVKTYKRKGLLKLRELLQELVN; the protein is encoded by the coding sequence ATGCTGTCAAATCGGACAGATGCAGAACTTTTTGAACAGTTGCGCTCAGGCAATATTTCCGTTTTGGGAATTTTCTATGAGCGTTATGGTGAAGTTGTCTATCGGGTAGCGTTGCGTATGTTGGGCAATACTCAAGAAGCGGAGGATTTAACCCAAGAGATTTTCCTTTATTTTTCTAAAAAGGGAAATTATGATGAAAGTCGAGGCTCAATGCTGGTGTTTTTGGTAACGATGACTCGCTCACGGGCGATTGATAGACACAGGCAAAAAAGTTCTTATCGTCAAAGGATTCTCAAATGGTTTAATAATTCTCCTTCTCAGGAATATAGTGGTTTGATGGATAAAGTTGCTCTAAAGGAAGTGTCACACAAGGTTAGAAAGGCGATCGCCCGTTTACCGATGCAACATCAACAGGTATTAGAAATGGCGTATTTTGACGGCTTGAGTCAATCGGAAATTGCCGAAAAATTAAATATGCCCCTCGGCACGGTGAAAACCTATAAACGCAAAGGATTATTGAAGTTGAGAGAGTTATTACAGGAGTTAGTAAATTAG
- a CDS encoding TVP38/TMEM64 family protein — MSPLTKSVKTVTSKISKLSQLIMLTFSTLILTLFFHVNPLFAQEAGGGFNPQQWLLDALQWIDSLGGLGAIAFILLYIIATVAFLPGSILTLGGGVVFGVVLGSIYVFVGATIGATLAFLVGRYIARDWVAGKIQGNQKFAAIDEAVGREGLKIVLLTRLSPVFPFNLLNYAYGVTGVSLKDYFIGSVGMIPGTIMYVYIGSLAGNIATIGTDTPSNPTVEWAIRIIGFIATVAVTIYVTKIARKALDNKVLEPTK, encoded by the coding sequence ATGTCACCATTAACAAAAAGTGTTAAGACAGTAACAAGTAAAATATCTAAATTGTCTCAGTTAATTATGTTAACTTTTTCTACCCTTATTTTGACCCTATTTTTTCATGTTAATCCTCTATTTGCCCAAGAAGCAGGGGGCGGTTTTAATCCTCAACAATGGTTACTCGATGCTTTACAGTGGATTGATAGTTTAGGGGGGTTAGGGGCGATCGCCTTTATCCTGTTATACATAATAGCTACAGTAGCCTTCCTACCCGGTTCCATTCTCACCCTTGGGGGAGGAGTCGTCTTCGGAGTGGTTTTAGGTTCAATATACGTCTTTGTTGGGGCAACCATCGGCGCTACCCTTGCCTTTCTAGTTGGTAGATATATCGCCCGAGACTGGGTAGCTGGAAAAATACAAGGCAACCAAAAATTTGCAGCCATCGATGAAGCCGTAGGGCGAGAAGGCTTAAAAATTGTACTGTTAACCCGTTTATCACCCGTTTTCCCCTTCAATCTTCTTAACTACGCCTACGGAGTCACAGGGGTATCTCTCAAAGATTATTTTATCGGTTCGGTAGGCATGATACCAGGCACCATTATGTATGTCTATATCGGCTCATTAGCTGGAAATATCGCCACCATCGGCACCGACACCCCCAGTAACCCCACTGTAGAGTGGGCAATCAGAATTATCGGTTTCATTGCCACCGTGGCCGTAACTATTTATGTCACAAAAATAGCCAGAAAAGCCCTTGACAATAAAGTATTAGAACCCACCAAATAG
- a CDS encoding sulfite exporter TauE/SafE family protein yields the protein MNLEYWYLFPTAIGIATIAMASGVEGATFFTPLFLIALKLPPEVAIGIGLITEVFGFSSGLFAYIRKGLIDFKLGRMLLLVSIPMALVGTWFGNIIPADVLKGILAIGLFVIATSFLKSPDQHTLELLDEDIKTTQEEKEPQTCITDKNGKTYCYTIYNRIEGSLLASIGALFLGMVSTGLGQLNGFYLLQRCRVPSPVAIATSVFIVAITALIASIGHVIQFAQAGGEELQMVFNIVIFTAPGVLIGAQFGSIVATKLSQEKLERAMGILFIFVTLLIMGELVIS from the coding sequence ATGAATTTAGAATATTGGTATTTGTTTCCCACTGCCATCGGCATCGCCACCATTGCCATGGCTTCGGGGGTAGAAGGGGCTACTTTTTTTACTCCTTTGTTTCTCATTGCCTTAAAGTTACCCCCAGAAGTAGCCATCGGTATCGGTTTAATTACCGAGGTTTTTGGTTTTTCCAGTGGTTTATTTGCCTATATTCGCAAAGGCTTAATTGACTTTAAATTGGGCAGAATGCTTTTACTGGTTAGTATTCCCATGGCTTTAGTGGGAACATGGTTTGGTAATATTATTCCTGCCGATGTCCTTAAAGGAATTTTAGCAATTGGTTTATTTGTCATTGCCACCAGTTTTTTGAAATCTCCCGATCAACATACCTTAGAATTATTGGATGAAGATATAAAAACCACCCAAGAAGAAAAAGAACCTCAAACCTGTATTACAGACAAAAATGGCAAAACATACTGTTATACTATCTATAACCGCATTGAAGGAAGTTTATTGGCAAGTATAGGGGCTTTATTTTTGGGGATGGTATCTACTGGTTTAGGTCAATTGAACGGATTTTATCTCCTGCAAAGATGCCGTGTACCAAGCCCCGTTGCGATCGCCACTAGCGTATTTATCGTCGCTATCACTGCCCTAATTGCATCCATTGGTCATGTTATTCAATTTGCCCAAGCAGGGGGCGAGGAATTACAAATGGTGTTTAATATCGTTATATTTACAGCTCCAGGAGTGTTAATAGGTGCGCAGTTTGGTTCAATTGTTGCCACAAAATTATCTCAGGAAAAACTAGAAAGGGCTATGGGTATATTATTTATATTTGTAACCCTATTAATTATGGGAGAATTAGTTATATCTTAG